The following coding sequences lie in one Glycine max cultivar Williams 82 chromosome 19, Glycine_max_v4.0, whole genome shotgun sequence genomic window:
- the LOC102663444 gene encoding vegetative cell wall protein gp1-like translates to MNLWDLNAAHLLTLLLLSQPPPPPPSSTAPSPTPSPNSNSKSIPLTPSSPSPTSSPPPSAPPWTAVPPQLRSQLPHQPPPLPHPQNHLPRLRPRSHRRHRQTCHHPLETTTIPSSLPSNIATPTSPPPFVVRVEGDDGVPNDDISMRRWGLEEELVGEGDGEAGAVDAEESGGDKGVTEDGGLGGVGVEEGGKEGEVEDGARLEGEGKEVGVEGEEESMEASTAWKRSECAKKLKVYERESNSERQNN, encoded by the coding sequence ATGAATCTTTGGGATCTAAATGCAGCTCATTTGTTGACTTTATTGTTGCTTTCTCAACCGCCACCTCCTCCTCCCTCCTCAACCGCACCCTCTCCAACTCCTTCCCCTAACTCAAATTCCAAATCCATCCCTTTGACGCCATCATCGCCGTCTCCGACCTCATCTCCACCTCCATCCGCTCCGCCCTGGACTGCGGTGCCCCCTCAACTACGTTCGCAACTACCTCACCAACCTCCTCCCCTCCCGCATCCTCAAAATCATCTACCTAGACTCCGACCTCGTTCTCATCGGCGACACCGCCAAACTTGCCACCACCCCCTGGAGACAACAACAATACCATCCTCGCTGCCCTCGAATATTGCAACACCAACTTCACCCCCTCCTTTTGTTGTGCGCGTGGAGGGAGATGATGGCGTTCCAAATGATGACATTTCGATGCGGCGGTGGGGTTTGGAGGAAGAGTTGGTGGGTGAAGGGGATGGAGAGGCAGGTGCCGTAGATGCGGAGGAAAGTGGAGGAGACAAAGGGGTTACGGAGGATGGAGGACTTGGCGGTGTGGGTGTGGAGGAAGGTGGCAAGGAGGGGGAGGTTGAGGACGGTGCAAGACTTGAGGGTGAGGGAAAGGAGGTGGGGGTTGAGGGGGAGGAGGAGTCTATGGAAGCTTCTACTGCATGGAAGAGGTCGGAGTGCGCAAAGAAATTAAAGGTGTACGAAAGAGAATCCAATTCTGAGcgtcaaaataattaa
- the LOC102663580 gene encoding kelch-like protein 18, whose amino-acid sequence MDLYFTSQNVITSLKPMSLVRSYALVVWLNGEIYVFGGGNGYVWYDTVESYNPVHDSWTLCRSLNQKKGRLSGAALNDKLFVVGGGNGVDSFSDVEMLELDIGRWIPTHSMLDKEQLILLKDTVVSVLQCVNLDHANLMLFQNILPKSQAICTQDDFEKNGGNNQYALGGFDGDKIVPSIEVFDPRLGAWTIGEPMNHRRGYSAVVVVKESIYMIGGVKVCENIVDTEEYRRTERMAAMEPWRYELIKMNHFRGLSLGIVKLFSKQRHCNPSLPPCKLIFVLLLGCPLILECHLSQFSAPLGTRDDLVTNFSKFLPSRRGMLAGKELLEPRTLVIVKFK is encoded by the exons ATGGATTTGTATTTTACTTCTCAGAATGTGATCACATCTCTTAAGCCTATGAGCTTAGTTCGTTCATATGCTTTAGTTGTGTGGTTGAATGGtgaaatttatgtttttggtGGTGGAAATGGTTATGTTTGGTATGACACAG TTGAATCATACAATCCAGTTCATGACAGCTGGACCTTGTGCCGCTCTTTGAACCAGAAGAAAGGACGCTTGTCAGGAGCTGCTCTGAATGACAAACTATTTGTTGTTGGTGGTGGCAATGGAGTTGACAGCTTTTCAGATGTTGAGATGCTTGAGTTAGATATTGGGCGGTGGATCCCTACACACTCAATGCTAGACAAG GAGCAATTGATCTTGCTCAAGGATACTGTTGTGAGTGTTTTGCAATGTGTTAATCTTGACCATGCCAACTTAATGTTGTTCCAAAATATTCTGCCCAAATCCCAAGCAATTTGTACACAAGATGATTTTGAAAAGAATGGAGGGAATAATca GTATGCActtggtggctttgatggtgaCAAAATAGTTCCAAGTATTGAAGTGTTTGATCCTCGTCTTGGGGCATGGACGATAGGGGAACCAATGAATCATCGTAGGGGGTATTCTGCTGTTGTAGTTGTCAAGGAATCCATTTATATGATTGGAGGAGTTAAAGTGTGCGAGAACATTGTAGATACG GAGGAGTATAGGAGGACGGAGAGGATGGCGGCCATGGAGCCGTGGAG GTATGAGCTTATCAAGATGAATCATTTTAGGGGATTATCACTTGGTATTGTTAAGCTATTCTCTAAGCAG AGGCATTGCAATCCTTCTTTGCCTCCTTGTAAGTTGATTTTTGTGCTTCTGTTGGGCTGTCCCCTAATTCTTGAGTGCCACCTTTCACAATTTTCAGCACCTCTTGGAACCAGAGATGACCTTGTGACTAATTTCTCAAAGTTCTTGCCATCAAGAAGAGGCATGTTGGCCGGGAAAGAACTATTAGAGCCTAGAACTCTTGTCATTGTGAAATTCAAGTGA
- the LOC100784553 gene encoding probable calcium-binding protein CML31, protein MDKLSQYERLFNQFDENGDGKISASELWQCVEAMGGELSEKDAEAAVALMDSDGDGLVGFDDFLRFVEGGKEEEKEDGLKEAFKMYEMDGSGCITPRSLKRMLSRLGESRSIDECKVMIARFDLDGDGVLTFDEFKVMML, encoded by the coding sequence ATGGACAAGCTAAGCCAATATGAACGTCTGTTCAACCAATTTGATGAGAATGGAGATGGCAAGATATCGGCGTCGGAGCTCTGGCAATGTGTGGAGGCCATGGGCGGGGAGTTGTCGGAGAAGGACGCGGAGGCGGCAGTGGCATTGATGGACTCGGACGGCGATGGGCTGGTGGGGTTTGATGATTTTCTGAGGTTTGTGGAGGGAGggaaagaggaagagaaagaggatGGCTTGAAGGAGGCTTTTAAGATGTATGAGATGGATGGGAGTGGTTGCATCACACCGAGGAGTCTTAAAAGGATGCTTAGTAGGTTAGGTGAATCTAGGAGCATAGATGAGTGTAAAGTTATGATAGCTAGATTTGATCTTGATGGAGATGGGGTGCTTACTTTCGATGAATTTAAGGTCATGATGTTGTAA